A portion of the Micromonospora vinacea genome contains these proteins:
- a CDS encoding DinB family protein, which produces MTWIAPEITRTPEPYVGDERTMLDGWLDYHRQTLLLKCAGLTEEQLRTPSVEPSGLTLLGLVRHLAEVEAWWFRENFAGERVDYPYFTPENPDADHDVSAANAEADFATFHSEVALAREAAAGHSLDETFTEVGAKKRTFNLRWVYVHMIEEYARHNGHADLIRERIDGVTGE; this is translated from the coding sequence ATGACCTGGATCGCACCGGAGATCACCCGGACCCCCGAACCGTACGTCGGCGACGAGCGCACCATGCTCGACGGCTGGCTCGACTACCACCGACAGACACTGCTACTCAAGTGCGCCGGCCTGACCGAGGAGCAGTTGCGGACCCCGAGCGTGGAACCGTCCGGGCTGACCCTGCTCGGTCTGGTCCGGCACCTGGCCGAGGTCGAGGCCTGGTGGTTCCGGGAGAACTTCGCCGGCGAGCGTGTCGACTACCCGTACTTCACCCCGGAGAACCCGGACGCCGACCACGACGTCAGCGCCGCGAACGCCGAGGCCGACTTCGCCACCTTCCACAGCGAGGTGGCGCTGGCCCGCGAGGCCGCCGCCGGCCACTCGCTCGACGAGACGTTCACCGAGGTCGGCGCGAAGAAGCGCACCTTCAACCTGCGCTGGGTCTACGTGCACATGATCGAGGAGTACGCCCGGCACAACGGTCACGCCGACCTGATCCGGGAACGCATCGACGGCGTCACCGGCGAGTGA
- a CDS encoding MDR family MFS transporter, producing MSQATVPPQATAVTMTHRQILEALSGLLLGLFVAILSSTVISNALPRIITELHGGQSAYTWVVTSALLATTATTPIWGKLADLTSKKTLVQLALGIYVLGSVLAGLAQGTGELIACRVLQGVGAGGLTALAQVIMATMIAPRERGRYSGYLGAVMAVGTIGGPLIGGVIVDTSWLGWRWCFYVGVPFAILALIVLQKTLHLPVVKRKAQIDWWGATLITAAVSVLLIWVSLAGDQFAWTSWQTAVMVVGALVLGALAIRVETRAAEPMIPPRLFRNRTITLAVVASIAVGVGMFGASIFLGQYFQISRGQSPTMSGLMTLPMILGLLVASTVIGRVITRTGLWKRYLVIGSALLTIGFALMGTLRADTSFTLLSVYMLLIGVGLGMTMQNLVLAVQNTVGPHELGAASSVVAFFRSLGGAIGVSALGAVLAHKVKDYTADGLAQLGIPASSSGSGGALPDVHTLPGPLRAVVESAYGHGAGDIFLAAAPFALIALIAVSFIKEVPLRQHNGNPVSDEVERESTLAAGAGAPVIRTGEQR from the coding sequence ATGAGCCAGGCGACAGTGCCTCCCCAGGCGACCGCCGTGACCATGACCCACCGGCAGATCCTGGAAGCACTCTCCGGCCTGCTGCTGGGCCTGTTCGTCGCGATCCTCTCCTCCACTGTCATCTCGAACGCGCTGCCGCGGATCATCACCGAACTGCACGGCGGCCAGTCCGCGTACACCTGGGTGGTGACCTCGGCCCTGCTCGCGACCACCGCGACCACCCCCATCTGGGGCAAGCTGGCCGACCTGACCAGCAAGAAGACCCTGGTCCAGCTCGCCCTGGGGATCTACGTGCTGGGCTCGGTGCTCGCCGGTCTCGCCCAGGGCACCGGTGAGCTGATCGCCTGCCGGGTGCTCCAGGGCGTCGGCGCCGGCGGCCTCACCGCCCTGGCCCAGGTGATCATGGCCACGATGATCGCGCCCCGCGAACGCGGTCGCTACAGCGGCTACCTCGGCGCCGTGATGGCAGTGGGCACCATCGGCGGCCCGCTGATCGGCGGCGTCATCGTGGACACCTCCTGGCTCGGCTGGCGCTGGTGCTTCTACGTCGGCGTGCCGTTCGCCATCCTCGCGCTGATCGTGCTCCAGAAGACCCTGCACCTGCCGGTGGTCAAGCGGAAGGCCCAGATCGACTGGTGGGGCGCCACCCTGATCACCGCGGCCGTCTCGGTGCTGCTGATCTGGGTCTCGCTCGCCGGCGACCAGTTCGCCTGGACCTCCTGGCAGACCGCCGTCATGGTCGTCGGCGCGCTGGTCCTCGGCGCGCTGGCGATCCGGGTCGAGACCCGGGCCGCCGAGCCGATGATCCCGCCGCGGCTGTTCCGCAACCGCACCATCACCCTCGCCGTCGTCGCCAGCATCGCGGTCGGCGTGGGCATGTTCGGCGCGTCGATCTTCCTGGGCCAGTACTTCCAGATCAGCCGCGGTCAGAGCCCGACCATGTCCGGTCTGATGACCCTGCCGATGATCCTCGGCCTGCTGGTCGCGTCCACCGTCATCGGGCGGGTCATCACCAGGACCGGCCTCTGGAAGCGGTACCTGGTGATCGGGTCGGCGCTGCTCACCATCGGCTTCGCGCTGATGGGCACCCTCCGCGCCGACACCAGCTTCACACTGCTCAGCGTCTACATGCTGCTGATCGGCGTCGGCCTGGGCATGACCATGCAGAACCTGGTCCTCGCCGTACAGAACACCGTCGGCCCGCACGAACTCGGCGCGGCCAGCTCGGTGGTGGCGTTCTTCCGCAGCCTGGGTGGGGCGATCGGCGTCTCCGCCCTCGGCGCGGTCCTCGCCCACAAGGTGAAGGACTACACCGCCGACGGGCTGGCCCAGCTCGGTATCCCGGCCTCCAGCTCCGGCAGCGGCGGCGCCCTGCCCGACGTGCACACCCTGCCCGGCCCGCTGCGGGCCGTTGTGGAGAGCGCGTACGGCCACGGCGCCGGTGACATCTTCCTGGCCGCCGCCCCGTTCGCGCTGATCGCGCTGATCGCGGTGTCCTTCATCAAGGAGGTGCCGCTGCGCCAGCACAACGGCAACCCGGTTTCCGACGAGGTCGAGCGGGAATCGACTCTCGCCGCCGGCGCTGGCGCACCCGTGATCCGTACCGGCGAGCAGAGGTGA
- a CDS encoding MarR family winged helix-turn-helix transcriptional regulator, with protein MDEHLPEPIRAVEHELTALLRRGRAVSWEIAREVHPNLEPNTYGLLLWLRRSGSIRLTELAARLGVGKGTLSRQINALEVLGLVHRDPDPSDRRAAQISLTEEGQRRFDVARAARLGEFLRALDGWPERDVEEFARLLGRFNDSWQ; from the coding sequence GTGGACGAGCACCTGCCGGAGCCGATCCGGGCGGTCGAGCACGAGTTGACCGCTCTGCTGCGCCGTGGTCGGGCGGTCTCCTGGGAGATCGCCCGGGAGGTGCACCCGAACCTGGAGCCGAACACCTACGGGTTGCTGCTCTGGTTGCGCCGTAGCGGGTCGATCCGGTTGACGGAGTTGGCGGCGCGGCTGGGCGTGGGCAAGGGGACGCTGAGCCGGCAGATCAACGCGTTGGAGGTCCTCGGCCTGGTCCACCGCGATCCCGATCCGAGTGACCGGCGGGCCGCGCAGATCAGCCTCACCGAGGAGGGGCAGCGCCGGTTCGACGTGGCGCGCGCGGCCCGGCTGGGCGAGTTCCTGCGTGCCCTCGACGGCTGGCCGGAGCGGGACGTCGAGGAGTTCGCCCGGCTGCTCGGCCGGTTCAACGACTCCTGGCAGTAG
- the smc gene encoding chromosome segregation protein SMC — protein MYLKSLTVKGFKSFASATTLKLEPGITCVVGPNGSGKSNVVDAIAWVLGEQGAKALRGGKMEDVIFAGTAGRAPLGRAEVTLTIDNTDGALPIEYTEVSITRRMFRSGESEYEINGNSCRLLDIQELLSDSGIGREMHIIVGQGRLDGMLHAKPEDRRAFIEEAAGVLKHRKRKEKALRKLDAMQVNLNRLTDLTAELRRQLKPLGRQAEVARRAAAIQANLRDARLRLLADDLATLRTTLDREIADETALRERREQIEGEHAEVQGRLGELEAALAEDAPLLAAAQDTWYKLSALQERFRSIEQLARERLRHLSATGDDERPGRDPDQLEAEAERVREQEEELRGALTDDQIRLAEAVEHRQELERQLAAAERELVAAAKAIADRREGMARLTGQVNSARARTTSAGEEIERLAVAHADALGRAEQAQAELDAVAAQSTEADRDNADLDARHAEAVAVQERAQASVRSLADAERAAEKDAATWKAREEALALGLRRKDGAGALLARAGDVPGLLGSLAGLLTVAPGHEAALAAALGGLADAVAVSGVDEAVEAMRLLKISDAGRAGLLVGSPAGPGMTGSANALRPKLPDDARWAPDLVECSAELRPAVHRALRDVALVDDLAAAAELVASNPELRAVTPDGDVVGAYAAAGGSAKAPSYIEVQAAVEEARANRLTAERAGLELRDQLVEARAEVAAAKEAVQHAAAEKREAESHRNAAARRLAELGAAARSAKAETDRLGDSRSRAEAARQRDLTALAELEERLRLAEETPVDAEPSTEERDQLAAMVPQARQNEMEVRLAVRTAEERVSSIAGRADSLARQAIAERAARERAAARRAARARGAGIARSVAGGAREALTRLTTSIATAEEHRDAVALERAAREAELQEVRGAAKRLGAELERLTSQVHRDEVARAEQRLRIEQLEAKAAEDFGLDVETLVAEYGPTQPVPPTPVDVAAAERDGLPVPEPVRYERPVQEKRAAKAERELALLGKVNPLALEEFAALEERFKFLSEQLEDLKATRRDLLTVVKDVDERILEVFASAFEDTAREFEQVFTVLFPGGEGRLILTEPDDLLTTGVEVEARPPGKKIKRLSLLSGGERSLTAVAMLVAIFRARPSPFYIMDEVEAALDDVNLGRLITLLAQLREKSQLIVITHQKRTMEIADALYGVTMRSGVTQVISQRLNRADEDDQRPGRGEENG, from the coding sequence GTGTATCTCAAGAGCCTGACGGTGAAGGGGTTCAAGTCCTTCGCCTCTGCGACGACGTTGAAGCTGGAGCCCGGGATCACCTGTGTGGTGGGCCCGAACGGCTCGGGCAAGTCCAACGTCGTCGACGCCATCGCCTGGGTCCTCGGCGAGCAGGGCGCCAAGGCCCTCCGTGGCGGCAAGATGGAGGACGTCATCTTCGCCGGCACCGCCGGCCGGGCACCGCTGGGCCGTGCCGAGGTCACCCTCACCATCGACAACACCGACGGCGCGCTGCCGATCGAGTACACCGAGGTCTCCATCACCCGCCGGATGTTCCGCTCCGGCGAGAGTGAGTACGAGATCAACGGCAACTCCTGCCGGTTGCTCGACATCCAGGAGTTGCTGTCCGACTCCGGCATCGGCCGGGAGATGCACATCATCGTCGGGCAGGGCCGACTCGACGGCATGCTGCACGCAAAGCCGGAGGACCGCCGGGCGTTCATCGAGGAGGCGGCCGGCGTCCTCAAGCACCGCAAGCGCAAGGAAAAGGCGCTGCGCAAGCTCGACGCGATGCAGGTGAATCTCAATCGCCTGACCGACCTCACGGCCGAGCTGCGTCGTCAGCTCAAGCCGCTGGGCCGGCAGGCCGAGGTGGCCCGGCGCGCCGCCGCCATCCAGGCCAACCTGCGTGACGCCCGGCTGCGCCTGCTCGCCGACGACCTGGCCACGCTGCGGACCACCCTGGACCGGGAGATCGCCGACGAGACCGCGCTGCGTGAGCGGCGCGAGCAGATCGAGGGTGAGCACGCCGAGGTGCAGGGTCGGCTCGGCGAGTTGGAGGCCGCCCTCGCGGAGGACGCTCCGCTGCTCGCCGCCGCCCAGGACACCTGGTACAAGCTCTCCGCCCTCCAGGAACGGTTCCGCTCGATCGAGCAGTTGGCCCGGGAGCGGCTGCGGCACCTCAGCGCCACCGGTGACGACGAGCGACCCGGCCGCGACCCGGACCAGCTGGAGGCCGAGGCCGAACGCGTCCGCGAGCAGGAGGAGGAGCTGCGCGGCGCGCTCACCGACGACCAGATCCGCCTCGCCGAGGCGGTCGAGCACCGCCAGGAGCTGGAGCGGCAGCTCGCCGCCGCCGAGCGGGAGCTGGTCGCCGCGGCCAAGGCCATCGCCGATCGGCGGGAGGGGATGGCCCGGCTCACCGGCCAGGTCAACTCCGCACGGGCCCGGACCACCAGTGCCGGTGAGGAGATCGAACGCCTCGCGGTCGCGCACGCCGACGCACTGGGCCGCGCCGAGCAGGCGCAGGCCGAGCTGGACGCGGTCGCCGCCCAGTCCACCGAGGCGGACAGGGACAACGCGGACCTGGACGCCCGGCACGCCGAGGCGGTCGCCGTGCAGGAGCGGGCGCAGGCCAGCGTCCGGTCGCTGGCCGACGCCGAGCGGGCGGCGGAGAAGGACGCCGCCACCTGGAAGGCCCGGGAGGAAGCGCTCGCCCTGGGGCTGCGGCGCAAGGACGGGGCCGGGGCACTGCTCGCCCGCGCCGGGGACGTGCCCGGCCTGCTCGGCAGCCTCGCCGGCCTGCTCACCGTCGCGCCGGGCCACGAGGCCGCGCTGGCCGCCGCGCTCGGCGGCCTCGCCGACGCGGTCGCCGTCAGCGGGGTGGACGAGGCCGTCGAGGCGATGCGGCTGCTGAAGATCTCCGACGCCGGCCGGGCCGGCCTGCTGGTCGGCAGCCCGGCGGGGCCCGGCATGACCGGCTCCGCGAACGCGCTGCGCCCGAAGCTCCCCGACGACGCCCGGTGGGCGCCCGACCTGGTGGAGTGCAGCGCCGAGCTGCGTCCGGCGGTGCACCGTGCCCTGCGGGACGTGGCACTCGTCGACGACCTGGCCGCCGCCGCCGAGCTGGTCGCCAGCAACCCCGAGCTGCGGGCGGTCACCCCGGACGGTGACGTGGTCGGGGCGTACGCGGCGGCGGGCGGGTCGGCCAAGGCCCCCAGCTACATCGAGGTGCAGGCCGCCGTCGAGGAGGCCCGCGCCAACCGGCTCACCGCCGAACGCGCTGGGCTGGAGCTGCGGGATCAGTTGGTCGAGGCGCGCGCCGAGGTGGCCGCCGCCAAGGAGGCCGTACAGCACGCCGCCGCCGAGAAGCGCGAGGCGGAGAGCCACCGCAACGCCGCCGCTCGCCGGCTGGCCGAGCTGGGCGCGGCGGCCCGGTCCGCGAAGGCCGAGACCGACCGGCTCGGCGACTCCCGCTCCCGCGCCGAGGCCGCCCGGCAACGGGACCTCACCGCGCTCGCCGAGCTGGAGGAGCGGCTGCGGCTGGCCGAGGAGACCCCGGTCGACGCCGAGCCCTCCACCGAGGAACGCGATCAACTGGCGGCCATGGTGCCGCAGGCCCGGCAGAACGAGATGGAAGTCCGGCTCGCCGTGCGTACCGCCGAGGAGCGGGTCTCCTCGATCGCCGGCCGGGCCGACTCGCTCGCCCGGCAGGCCATCGCGGAACGGGCCGCCCGGGAACGCGCGGCGGCCCGGCGGGCCGCCCGCGCCCGGGGGGCGGGCATCGCCCGGTCCGTCGCCGGCGGCGCCCGGGAGGCGCTGACCCGGCTGACCACCTCGATCGCTACGGCCGAGGAACACCGCGACGCGGTCGCCCTGGAGCGCGCCGCGCGCGAGGCAGAGCTTCAGGAGGTACGCGGGGCCGCCAAGCGGCTCGGCGCGGAGCTGGAGCGGCTGACCAGTCAGGTGCACCGCGACGAGGTGGCCCGGGCGGAGCAGCGGCTGCGCATCGAGCAGTTGGAGGCGAAGGCCGCCGAGGACTTCGGGCTGGACGTGGAGACGCTGGTCGCCGAGTACGGCCCCACCCAGCCCGTTCCGCCGACCCCTGTCGACGTCGCGGCTGCTGAACGTGACGGTCTGCCGGTGCCCGAGCCGGTGCGCTACGAGCGGCCGGTGCAGGAGAAGCGGGCCGCGAAGGCGGAACGCGAACTCGCCCTGCTCGGCAAGGTCAACCCGCTCGCGCTGGAGGAGTTCGCCGCGCTGGAGGAGCGCTTCAAGTTCCTCTCCGAGCAGTTGGAGGACCTCAAGGCCACCCGCCGGGACCTGCTCACCGTCGTCAAGGACGTGGACGAGCGGATCCTGGAGGTCTTCGCCAGCGCCTTCGAGGACACCGCCCGCGAGTTCGAGCAGGTGTTCACAGTGCTCTTCCCCGGCGGCGAGGGGCGGCTGATCCTCACCGAACCGGACGACCTGCTCACCACCGGCGTCGAGGTGGAGGCCCGCCCGCCGGGCAAGAAGATCAAGCGGCTGTCGCTGCTCTCCGGTGGTGAGCGGTCGCTGACCGCGGTGGCCATGCTGGTGGCGATCTTCCGCGCCCGACCCAGCCCGTTCTACATCATGGACGAGGTGGAGGCGGCCCTGGACGACGTCAACCTGGGCCGGCTGATCACCTTGCTGGCACAGTTGCGGGAGAAGAGTCAGCTGATCGTCATCACGCACCAGAAGCGGACGATGGAGATCGCCGACGCGCTCTACGGCGTGACGATGCGCAGCGGGGTCACTCAGGTGATCAGCCAACGGCTCAACCGGGCCGACGAGGACGACCAGCGGCCTGGCCGCGGCGAGGAGAACGGGTAG
- a CDS encoding SMP-30/gluconolactonase/LRE family protein: MNTFLVLATSVVLLAGTSGAPAHAAVERADTYVVSTEPGVLPEGIAVTRAGTMYVTSLATGAVYRGDVRHRRLRPFLPAGSDGRTHAAGVHVDRAGRLFVAGYDTATLFVYDPDGRLLAKRSAVTGAALNDLVITDHAVYVTDSVGGTIWRATLDGGRVGPLEPSLRPSDFPTAPGFLNGIVASAGDRLALVADQGTGAPGTERLWRIDLADATASEVRVSGGQLGADGLLLEGNRLYGVVNFPDPADGYRFAVNLAVLDGDLRAARVVRQSRTAGLEQSPTTLARDRDRLLWVNSQLNATAPAPPFTVTEVPGLN; this comes from the coding sequence ATGAACACCTTCCTTGTCCTGGCCACCAGCGTGGTCCTGCTCGCCGGCACCTCTGGCGCCCCAGCCCACGCCGCCGTCGAGCGTGCCGACACCTACGTCGTCTCCACTGAACCGGGCGTGTTGCCCGAGGGCATAGCCGTCACCCGCGCCGGCACCATGTACGTCACCAGCCTCGCCACCGGGGCCGTCTACCGCGGTGACGTCCGGCACCGGCGGCTGCGTCCGTTCCTCCCCGCGGGCTCGGACGGGCGAACCCACGCCGCCGGGGTCCACGTCGATCGCGCCGGCCGGCTCTTCGTGGCCGGTTACGACACCGCGACCCTCTTCGTGTACGACCCGGACGGGCGCCTGCTGGCGAAGCGGAGCGCGGTGACCGGTGCAGCTCTCAACGACCTGGTGATCACCGACCACGCCGTGTACGTGACCGACTCGGTCGGCGGCACGATCTGGCGGGCCACGCTGGACGGTGGGCGCGTGGGCCCGCTCGAACCGTCGCTGCGGCCGTCCGACTTCCCGACCGCCCCTGGCTTCCTCAACGGCATCGTCGCCAGCGCCGGCGATCGGCTCGCGCTCGTCGCCGACCAGGGCACCGGGGCGCCGGGCACCGAACGTCTCTGGCGCATCGACCTCGCCGACGCCACGGCCAGCGAGGTCCGGGTGTCGGGTGGACAGCTCGGTGCCGACGGGCTGTTGCTGGAGGGCAACCGCCTCTACGGTGTGGTCAACTTCCCCGACCCCGCTGACGGGTACCGCTTCGCGGTGAACCTGGCGGTGCTGGACGGTGACCTTCGGGCCGCCCGGGTGGTCCGGCAGTCCCGCACCGCCGGCCTGGAGCAGTCCCCGACCACCCTGGCCCGCGACCGCGACCGGCTGCTGTGGGTCAACAGCCAGCTCAACGCGACCGCGCCGGCGCCACCGTTCACGGTGACCGAGGTCCCCGGCCTGAACTGA
- a CDS encoding HAD family hydrolase, whose product MARERATALLLDFDGVLRRWDPAVAAVVEREYGLSEGVLGEIAMQWGRLQPVLTGQVNHAEWMSSVADALTESVGSPERARAAVEQWQSYRGEVDQEVLAFVREVRAAGIRVGLGTNATDLLDADLTALGLVGELDVVVNSSVIGVHKPAPEYFKAACVALATPPARVLFVDDEDWAVRGARAAGLSAHRWGGHADLRYLRAALDY is encoded by the coding sequence GTGGCTCGGGAACGCGCGACGGCGCTCCTGCTGGACTTCGACGGCGTACTGCGCCGGTGGGACCCGGCGGTGGCCGCCGTTGTCGAGCGGGAGTACGGCCTCTCCGAGGGTGTGCTCGGCGAGATCGCCATGCAGTGGGGGCGGCTCCAGCCGGTGCTCACCGGCCAGGTCAACCACGCCGAGTGGATGAGCAGCGTGGCGGACGCCCTGACCGAATCGGTGGGCAGCCCGGAACGGGCCCGCGCCGCTGTGGAGCAGTGGCAGAGCTACCGGGGCGAGGTCGACCAGGAGGTGTTGGCGTTCGTCCGGGAGGTCCGTGCGGCGGGCATCCGGGTCGGGCTGGGCACCAACGCCACCGACCTGCTCGACGCCGACCTGACCGCGCTCGGCCTGGTCGGCGAGCTGGACGTGGTGGTCAACTCCTCGGTGATCGGCGTGCACAAGCCCGCCCCGGAATACTTCAAGGCCGCCTGCGTGGCCCTGGCCACCCCGCCGGCCCGGGTCCTCTTCGTCGACGACGAGGACTGGGCCGTGCGGGGCGCCCGCGCCGCCGGGCTGTCGGCGCACCGCTGGGGCGGCCACGCCGACCTGCGTTACCTCCGGGCCGCCCTGGACTACTGA
- a CDS encoding universal stress protein, with protein sequence MGVGAPDREEYGPRTRPLPFERGTDGPRVIMVGIDGTRTSERAGSYAAGLARRQSAALVVVFVSSPSGLTALVPGMDAGAVQRTHDELADELRRECRRGAEQWGIPVTLLVRRGDAYGELCAAADEFQADMLVVGASEQAGHRLVGSVATRLVRAGRWPVVVVP encoded by the coding sequence ATGGGCGTGGGAGCACCGGACCGCGAGGAGTACGGTCCCCGGACCCGACCGTTGCCCTTCGAGCGCGGCACGGACGGACCACGGGTGATCATGGTGGGCATCGACGGCACCCGCACCTCCGAGCGGGCCGGCTCCTACGCCGCCGGCCTGGCCCGTCGGCAGAGCGCCGCACTGGTGGTGGTCTTCGTCAGCTCACCCAGCGGGCTGACCGCCCTGGTGCCCGGGATGGACGCCGGCGCGGTCCAGCGCACCCACGACGAGTTGGCCGACGAGCTGCGCCGGGAGTGCCGGCGCGGGGCCGAGCAGTGGGGCATCCCGGTGACCCTGCTGGTGCGCCGCGGCGACGCGTACGGCGAACTGTGCGCGGCGGCCGACGAATTCCAGGCCGACATGCTGGTGGTCGGCGCCTCCGAGCAGGCCGGACACCGGCTGGTCGGCTCGGTCGCCACCCGGCTGGTCCGCGCCGGCCGCTGGCCCGTCGTCGTGGTGCCCTGA
- a CDS encoding ArsR/SmtB family transcription factor: MLTLQLTATDLSRTVLRPEPAVLLELGAAGQRLFEAAPEHLAAWRARTRAALRPEMRPYLDLCRLPGWFPDFLTPPSLGSDLPAALDEVLATPTATLAAELRPRIAAGDLPARVGALASGDTAARQRLCVAMRAFHQIAVAPYQQTITAAVRGDRAVRAHTMVDAGIDRVLRDLSPYLFWKPYGERYELSYECGFADGIVLAPAGRGVTLVPSYLLPRPCVLDDPAGPLVLAYPIRPTAQRALVSSKPLADLLGRTRAAVLGAIADGPSTSQVARAVGISLASASQHASVLRSAGLVTTHRAGPAVRHTLTPLGEHLLRAGHTG; encoded by the coding sequence ATGCTGACGTTGCAGCTCACCGCGACGGATCTGAGCCGCACCGTCCTGCGCCCCGAACCCGCTGTGCTGCTCGAACTCGGGGCGGCCGGCCAGCGGCTGTTCGAGGCCGCACCGGAACACCTCGCGGCCTGGCGGGCACGCACCCGGGCGGCGCTGCGTCCGGAGATGCGTCCGTACCTCGACCTGTGCCGGCTGCCCGGGTGGTTTCCGGACTTCCTCACCCCGCCCAGCCTCGGCAGCGACCTGCCGGCAGCCCTGGACGAGGTGCTGGCCACCCCGACGGCGACGCTGGCGGCGGAGCTACGACCCCGGATCGCCGCCGGCGACCTGCCGGCCCGGGTCGGTGCCCTCGCCTCTGGCGACACGGCCGCCCGGCAGCGACTCTGCGTGGCGATGCGGGCGTTCCACCAGATCGCGGTCGCGCCGTACCAGCAGACGATCACGGCAGCGGTTCGCGGCGACCGCGCCGTGCGGGCACACACCATGGTGGACGCCGGGATCGACCGCGTCCTGCGTGACCTGAGCCCGTACCTGTTCTGGAAGCCGTACGGCGAGCGGTACGAGTTGTCGTACGAGTGTGGATTCGCTGACGGGATCGTCCTGGCGCCGGCCGGCCGAGGCGTCACCCTGGTGCCGTCGTACCTGCTGCCCCGGCCCTGCGTGCTGGACGACCCGGCCGGCCCGCTGGTGCTGGCCTATCCGATCCGTCCCACCGCCCAGCGGGCGCTGGTGAGCAGCAAACCCCTGGCTGACCTGCTGGGGCGGACCCGAGCGGCGGTGTTGGGTGCGATCGCTGACGGCCCGAGCACCTCACAGGTGGCCCGGGCGGTCGGCATCTCCCTCGCCTCGGCCAGCCAGCACGCCTCCGTCCTCCGGTCGGCCGGGCTGGTCACCACCCACCGGGCGGGCCCGGCGGTGCGGCACACGCTCACCCCGCTGGGCGAGCACCTGCTCCGCGCCGGGCACACCGGGTGA